The Rickettsiella endosymbiont of Dermanyssus gallinae genomic interval GTTTGTGGCGCAAAGGCTTTATCTTCAGCCCATAGACCAAAGGAATAAAGTAAAAGAAATAAACTAATGACGTATTTCACATGAGCATCTTTTTATTAGTTAAATAATTTATTTTTTAGAGCTTACAACCCGCCAAGCACCTTGGCTATCGCGGCAAGCGGTGTAACTAAAAGTATGGTGTTTTAAAAATCCGTGACTAACTGCCATTTTATAATTTCTACAACCTTGGCCTTGTGCATTAACGTAGATGCTTAAACTAGTAAATTCAAATCGAGCACCTGTCGCACTACTCACCCATTTCGTCCATTGCTGTGGTTGCGCCGTAGCCACCAACGATTGCAATTTTAGACGATCCTCCGTTCCCATCGAATGGCTGATGGAAGGCGCTACAAAAATATCAGTATCACTTGCTGGAGTATTTACTTCGCTGTGCCGCTCTTCAGGTACACTTGAGCACGCACTTAGCATGGTCATAAAGAATAAAATTAGAAAATGGTTAATCCTATTTTTTTGCATCGTTTTTTTCCTCAATGCGCATCCGGACTAATTGCCCTCGATTAATACCACATAATAACTCATAACGAAATGTTGATGTGCTATTTGCGACTTGTTCAATAGGCAATCCTGCGCCCCATAAACAAACTGGATCACCTTGCTTTGCCTCGGGTTGCGTGCGCAAATCTATGGTTAACATATCCATTGATACTTGACCCACAAGCTCAGCTAATTGCCCGTTCACTAACACCGGTGTACCCGCTTCAGCGCGATATGGGTAACCATCACCGTAACCGATAGCAACTACACCAATTCGCATATTATCAGGTGCCATCCACGTTCCGCTATAACCCACACGATCACCCGCTCGTAATTGATTAATCGCAATAATCTCTGACTTTAGATTCATAACGGGTTTTAAGCCATGTTGCAGGCCTGACTTATCCGAAAAAGGTGAAACGCCATACAATATTAAACCAGGACGTATCCATTCACTGTGAGAACGTGGATAAGATAAAATAGCGGCTGAATTCGCTAAACTTTTGGCAATCTTTAAATCGCTTGTTGCTTGCTCAAATTGTTCTATTTGCTGCAAGGTGGTTGTTTCTGAAGGATCATCCGCCGAGGAAAAGTGTGTCATCACGCAAATCACTTCAATCCACGCGCAAGTCTGGCAGCGTTGCAAAACCTCAGGAAAATCCTGCATAGAAAGACCTAATCGATTCATCCCTGTGTTTATTTTTATCCAAACATTCACAGGTTTAGGCAGTTTTTGCTGCGTTAGCAAATCGAGTTGCCGTTGATCATGGATAACGGTATCAAGTTGATACTGATCTAAGAGAGGTAGTTCGGCTGCCGAAAACAAACCTTCCATTAAAACAATACGTTGTTTTATTCCTGCTTTACGTAAATAGAGCGCCTCCTCGGAACAGGAAACACCAAACCCTTCCACAGACGAATCTAAAGCACGGGCAATCGGAATTAATCCATGCCCATAAGCGTTGGCCTTAACCATAGCCAATATTTTTGATTGCGGCGCTATTTCACGAATCCGCTTAACATTATACTGTAATGCCGCTAAATCGAGCTCTACTGCAACCGGCCGGCTCATGCATAATTCTCAGCATGATAACGTTGTGCAGAAAAGTTTTCGAAACGTGTATATTTACCTAAGAAGGTTAATCGCACTTTGCCTGTTGGGCCATTACGTTGTTTAGCAATGATAATTTCTGCACTACCCTTATCTGGACTTCCTTCGTTATAAACTTCGTCACGATAAATAAAAACAATTAAATCTGCATCTTGCTCTATAGCACCTGAATCACGTAAATCTGACATCACAGGTCGCTTATCAGCACGTTGCTCCAAACTACGATTTAATTGTGATAAGGCAATAATAGGCACATCAAGTTCTTTTGCTAAGGCTTTAAGCGAACGAGAAATTTCTGATATTTCAGTGGTACGATTTTCTTTTGAACCTGGGACTTGCATCAATTGTAAATAATCGATCACAATCAATCCTAATGCACCCTGCTCTTTTGCAACACGTCTAGCACGTGCACGCACCTCACCGGGGCTCAGCGCAGGGGTATCGTCAATAAACATTTTTGCTTCCGAAAGCATGCTTATAGCGGAGGCCACACGTGGCCAATCTTCGTCGCCGAGTTTACCCGTACGAATTTTATTTTGATCAATACGTCCTAGTGACGACATCATACGCATGGCCAGCGCTTGACCTGGCATTTCCATACTAAAGATAAGAACCGGTTTACTTCCCTGAATCGCTGCATGCTCAGCCACATTCATGGCAAAGGTTGTTTTTCCCATAGAAGGACGACCCGCTACGATAACCAGATCGCTAGGCTGTAATCCAGAGGTCATTTCATCCAAGTCTTTGTAGGCGGTTGAAAGTCCAGTAATGACTTGATCCGAATGATAAAGGAGATCAATACGATCACTGGCTCTCGCTAAGAAGGCGCTGATAGGTTGTGGGCCACTACCGCGCGCACCTTGATCACTGATTTGGAAAACTTTTCGTTCGGCTTCATCCACTAATTCAGTAATGGATCGACCGGCTGGCAAATAGGCATTTTCAGTAATTTCTGTCGCGATACCAATTAATTGGCGTAATACAGAACGTTCTCGCACAATATCCGCATAGGCGCCGATATTAGCCGCACTCGGTGTATTGCGTGCCAATTCATATAAGTAAAGTTCGCCGCCTATTTCGGCTAGTTGGTTAGTACTCTTTAAAGCATCGGTTAAGGTCACGACATCAAACGGTTTTGCGTGATTTGCAAAATCCACTATCGTGCGAAATAGAATTCTATGGGCAAGAAGGTAAAAATCTTTTTCTTGTAATCGTTCAGCGACTCTGTCCCATGCTTGATTATCAAGCATTAAACCGCCTAGAACGGATTGCTCGGCTTCCAGTGAGTGAGGAGGCAACTTCAGGTGATCAGTATTTTGCATCGCATCGCTTCCAATAACATGGAGGGCAAAAACTAAGTTTAAGCGCGCCATTGTTAATTCCCGCCATTGCGAGCGCACATGAATGCGCTCGCAATAACGAAAATAATTCTATTTTAAACGAGTTATATCGTATTAAGCTTCAGCAACGATATTTACTTTAAGCGTTACCA includes:
- the alr gene encoding alanine racemase translates to MSRPVAVELDLAALQYNVKRIREIAPQSKILAMVKANAYGHGLIPIARALDSSVEGFGVSCSEEALYLRKAGIKQRIVLMEGLFSAAELPLLDQYQLDTVIHDQRQLDLLTQQKLPKPVNVWIKINTGMNRLGLSMQDFPEVLQRCQTCAWIEVICVMTHFSSADDPSETTTLQQIEQFEQATSDLKIAKSLANSAAILSYPRSHSEWIRPGLILYGVSPFSDKSGLQHGLKPVMNLKSEIIAINQLRAGDRVGYSGTWMAPDNMRIGVVAIGYGDGYPYRAEAGTPVLVNGQLAELVGQVSMDMLTIDLRTQPEAKQGDPVCLWGAGLPIEQVANSTSTFRYELLCGINRGQLVRMRIEEKNDAKK
- the dnaB gene encoding replicative DNA helicase; protein product: MQNTDHLKLPPHSLEAEQSVLGGLMLDNQAWDRVAERLQEKDFYLLAHRILFRTIVDFANHAKPFDVVTLTDALKSTNQLAEIGGELYLYELARNTPSAANIGAYADIVRERSVLRQLIGIATEITENAYLPAGRSITELVDEAERKVFQISDQGARGSGPQPISAFLARASDRIDLLYHSDQVITGLSTAYKDLDEMTSGLQPSDLVIVAGRPSMGKTTFAMNVAEHAAIQGSKPVLIFSMEMPGQALAMRMMSSLGRIDQNKIRTGKLGDEDWPRVASAISMLSEAKMFIDDTPALSPGEVRARARRVAKEQGALGLIVIDYLQLMQVPGSKENRTTEISEISRSLKALAKELDVPIIALSQLNRSLEQRADKRPVMSDLRDSGAIEQDADLIVFIYRDEVYNEGSPDKGSAEIIIAKQRNGPTGKVRLTFLGKYTRFENFSAQRYHAENYA